Proteins encoded in a region of the Zunongwangia endophytica genome:
- the msrB gene encoding peptide-methionine (R)-S-oxide reductase MsrB has translation MKKYNIEKSDAEWKEQLSDEQYRVLREKGTEAPHTGKYNLHFEDGEYQCAACHTKLFESDSKFESGCGWPSFDDAIEGKVEYIQDRTFGMLRTEILCANCGSHLGHVFDDGPTETGQRYCVNSASINFNK, from the coding sequence ATGAAAAAGTATAATATAGAAAAATCGGATGCTGAATGGAAAGAACAGCTGTCTGACGAACAATATCGAGTATTAAGAGAAAAAGGCACCGAAGCACCGCACACCGGTAAATATAATTTACATTTTGAAGATGGCGAATATCAATGCGCTGCCTGTCATACAAAATTGTTTGAAAGTGATAGCAAATTTGAAAGTGGCTGTGGATGGCCAAGTTTTGACGATGCTATCGAAGGAAAAGTAGAATACATACAAGATCGAACGTTCGGAATGCTTAGAACAGAGATATTGTGTGCTAATTGCGGAAGCCATTTAGGTCATGTTTTTGATGATGGCCCTACAGAAACAGGACAACGCTATTGTGTAAATTCAGCCAGTATCAATTTTAATAAATAA
- a CDS encoding alpha/beta fold hydrolase — MDKEVAYLLKSNFDEKFGQDMDNYSGAISAQSVFTPTLVIHDKDDVDVNYRCAEEIHKQLKSSELYLTEGLGHRRILGDPTVINKITTFITA; from the coding sequence ATGGATAAAGAAGTAGCTTACCTGCTCAAGTCCAATTTTGATGAGAAATTTGGTCAGGATATGGATAATTATTCTGGGGCGATTTCAGCGCAAAGTGTTTTTACTCCAACACTGGTGATACACGATAAAGATGATGTTGATGTAAATTACCGCTGCGCAGAAGAAATCCATAAGCAATTAAAAAGCAGCGAGCTTTATTTGACTGAAGGTTTAGGCCATCGCCGAATATTAGGTGACCCAACTGTTATTAACAAAATCACAACGTTCATCACGGCATAA
- a CDS encoding alpha/beta hydrolase — protein sequence MAKKHKDKTPIQQLLLPSYLLYTGKVLNWLSPFLASKFAAKLFLTPLNYKLPQREKEMDSNSVQSKVILPKSNREIVIYEYGKSDKKVLLVHGWSGRGTQLSKIAEALLKLGFSTVSFDAPAHGKAPGKMSMMPHFIEAIHFLKKKHGPFHSIVGHSLGGMSTLKVLKEGFPQIKP from the coding sequence ATGGCGAAGAAGCATAAAGATAAAACTCCGATACAGCAACTATTGCTACCCTCCTATCTGTTATATACAGGAAAGGTGTTAAACTGGTTATCGCCATTTCTGGCTAGTAAATTTGCAGCTAAACTATTTCTCACTCCACTTAATTACAAATTGCCGCAGCGAGAAAAAGAAATGGATTCGAATTCTGTACAATCTAAGGTGATTTTACCCAAAAGCAATAGAGAAATTGTAATTTATGAATATGGTAAAAGTGATAAAAAAGTACTGCTGGTGCATGGTTGGAGCGGTCGTGGAACTCAACTTTCTAAAATCGCAGAAGCATTACTGAAGTTAGGTTTTAGTACGGTAAGCTTCGATGCTCCAGCACATGGAAAAGCTCCAGGAAAAATGAGTATGATGCCACATTTTATCGAAGCCATTCATTTCCTTAAAAAGAAACATGGGCCATTCCATTCAATTGTTGGTCATTCTTTAGGGGGAATGTCAACATTAAAAGTGCTAAAAGAAGGCTTCCCGCAAATAAAGCCGTGA
- the msrB gene encoding peptide-methionine (R)-S-oxide reductase MsrB: protein MRKLLFIMLATFSLISCKGNAQDEKAQKKQQFEISKSESEWKKELTDEEFKVLRKSATERPFSSDLLTVKGNGTFTCAACGNELYENKYKFESGTGWPSFDRAIEGGVDFGSDSKLGYQRDEVHCAKCGGHLGHVFNDGPKPTGKRHCINGVAMDFEATNK from the coding sequence ATGAGAAAGTTACTATTTATAATGCTTGCCACTTTTTCGCTTATAAGTTGCAAAGGAAATGCGCAAGATGAAAAAGCGCAAAAAAAGCAACAATTTGAAATTTCTAAATCTGAAAGTGAATGGAAAAAAGAGCTTACAGATGAAGAATTTAAAGTGCTTAGAAAATCGGCTACAGAACGCCCGTTCTCTAGTGACCTATTAACTGTAAAAGGAAACGGAACGTTTACCTGTGCTGCTTGCGGAAACGAACTTTACGAAAACAAATATAAGTTTGAAAGCGGTACCGGCTGGCCAAGTTTTGATCGCGCTATAGAAGGTGGCGTAGATTTTGGATCTGATTCTAAGCTAGGATACCAAAGAGACGAAGTTCACTGCGCAAAATGCGGCGGTCATTTAGGTCATGTTTTTAATGATGGCCCTAAACCTACTGGCAAAAGACATTGTATAAACGGTGTCGCTATGGACTTTGAAGCAACCAACAAATAA
- a CDS encoding M48 family metallopeptidase, which produces MKIKKWVLVLFAVALTVVACKVNPFTGEKNINFVSNDQLFPSSFQQYDAFLDSSNVVTGTADARMVKRIGDKIKTAAERYLNANGYQGFLDDFRFEYNLVNDNQVNAFAMPGGKTVVYTGILPITQDETGLAVVMGHEVAHALADHGAQRMSRAQIQQLGAVAGTVALSGKSAQTQQIFAQAYGIGSQVGVMLPFSRSQEAEADRIGLTLMAIAGYNPEEAADLWRRMQQNSGGASTPEFLSTHPSNQTRINNLEAWAPEAKAEAKKYGVTSFQ; this is translated from the coding sequence ATGAAAATTAAGAAGTGGGTATTAGTTCTTTTTGCTGTTGCTCTTACAGTAGTCGCATGTAAAGTGAATCCTTTCACAGGAGAAAAGAATATCAATTTTGTAAGTAACGATCAATTATTTCCGTCATCATTTCAGCAATACGATGCATTCTTAGATAGTAGTAATGTGGTAACCGGAACGGCAGATGCTAGAATGGTAAAAAGAATAGGTGATAAGATAAAAACTGCTGCAGAGCGCTATTTAAATGCTAATGGCTATCAGGGATTTTTAGATGATTTTAGATTTGAATATAATCTTGTGAATGACAATCAGGTAAACGCCTTTGCGATGCCGGGAGGTAAAACTGTAGTATATACCGGAATTTTACCTATTACACAAGATGAAACTGGTCTTGCTGTGGTAATGGGACACGAGGTAGCTCATGCACTTGCAGATCACGGCGCGCAGCGAATGAGTAGAGCACAAATACAGCAGTTAGGAGCGGTGGCAGGAACCGTTGCTTTAAGCGGAAAAAGTGCACAAACGCAACAAATTTTTGCTCAGGCCTACGGAATTGGTTCTCAGGTAGGAGTAATGTTACCATTTAGTAGAAGCCAGGAGGCTGAGGCTGACAGAATTGGTCTAACATTAATGGCTATAGCTGGTTATAATCCAGAAGAAGCAGCTGATCTTTGGAGAAGAATGCAACAAAATAGCGGAGGAGCTTCAACACCAGAATTTCTAAGCACACACCCATCAAACCAAACAAGAATAAATAATCTTGAAGCATGGGCGCCAGAAGCTAAAGCTGAAGCTAAAAAATACGGTGTTACTTCGTTTCAGTAA